TGCGGCACCCGATTCCAACGACCCCCGCGCCTTTGGACGCCGGTCATCGATCACGGAACGACTGCGATGTGTCGATCTAGTATCGGGACAGGTCATCTGGACCCAACAAAACGAATGTCGATACCAAGACTTGTACGGGTACGAAGCCGGACCGCGATCGAGTCCCACCGTGCACCAAGACAGTGTCTATACACTTGGGGTTCGCGGTCGCCTGACTTGTCGATCGCTACGCGACGGCACTGAACGATGGGCGGTGGAAACCGTTGATCAATTCGCTGTGGTCCAGAATTTTTTCGGCGTCGGATCGGCTCCTCTGGTCATCGGTGATTTGGTCATCGTCATGGTGGGCGGCAGCCCCGACGAAGACCAAGAAGTTCCACCGGGACAGTTGAACCGCGTCAGCCCGAATGGCACCGGCTTGGTTGCTTTCGATCGAAACACAGGTCAAGTGCAGTGGCAAACCGTTGACGATCTGGCCAGCTACAGCAGTCCACGTCCGATTCAGATCGACGACAAAGCGTGTGTCTTGTTGTTGGCCCGCGATCACTTGTGGTGTGTCGACGCAAAGGCCGGGACGACCCTTTGGAAGTTCCATCACCGGTCGGACTTGCTGGAAAGCGTCAATGCCATGACTCCCGTGGTCGACGGATCAAAGGTGTTCATCAGCGAGTGCTATGAAGTGGGAAGTGTGTTGCTGGATGTGGATTCATCCGAATTACCAACCGTCGTTTGGCAAGACCCGCGTCGCGATCGTCGACGTATGGCGATGCGCAGCCACTGGGCGACGCCGGTTTTGGTCAATGGTTACCTTTACGGCTGTAGTGGCCGAAACGCCCCGGACAGCGATTTTCGTTGTGTGGACCTGATGACGGGTACCGTCAAATGGACTGGATTGGAACGCCGACGCAGCAGCGTGACCGCGGTGGGGGACCATTTGTTGATTTTGGAGGAACGCGGCACACTTCACATCGCAAAGGCCGAACCCGAAGCACTGTCGATTCAGGCTTCGCATGATCTGTCCACTGAAGAAGCCTTTGCGAACGGCGACGCAAAGTCAGCACTTCGGTACCCCTGTTGGTCCGCGCCCCTGTGGGTGTCCGTCCCCGATCGTACGCCGCAAATACTGGTCCGTGGCGATCAAACGGTCCTGTGTTTGCAATTCCCGATGAAGTGATAACGGGACCGATGAGGCATTGTCCAAGTTGGCCCAGCGGACCCGGAGTCCTAGGGTTGCTCCGGCGCCGCGTCGTCAATCGCATCGCCTGAACTCGATGCATCGCCAGGATCCTGTTTACCAGTTGGATTGACTGGGGATTCGAACAGAAACTGAAAGTCGATCGTCAGGGTATCGATACGTGCTTTGATACTGTTGTGTGGCATCAACGTTTGTTCGGTATCGCGGAACGTGAACTTGGATCCGACGTCGTTTCGCAATTGCTGCGCGACCAGTTTGCCGTTTCGAACATCGATGGCTTGGAAATCCAATGACTGCTCACGCTTTCCTTGCGTCGAATAGGCACTGCGCAAACGTGTGAACAGCAACAGCGGTGAAGCCGCGGGTTGGTCCAAGGTAACGCCCCAAGGAAGTTCGAAATCTTGCCGCCATTTCAATTCGCCGGTGACGCTATCAAATGCCAACGCGGCTCCCGCTTCCTTTTGATTGTCTGTCGTGCGGCCGTCCAGTTTTTCCGATTCGATGTCATTGCTTGCCGGCAAACTTACTTGAGGCAGAATGACCAAACCACCGCGCATTTGAACGCTTGATAACCCGTGATGTGCCTGCGACATGTCGATTGATTCGCGGGCAAGTTCCTTTCCGGTTTGCAGATCCCAGACTGCAAGCTTGCCTTCATGATTCAGAACCGTGACCCAACGACCGTTCAACAGGTCCCCGAACGAATCTTCGGTGGACTGGCTGGAACGGGACACGATGCAGTCGTCGGATTCGATCATCACGCCACCGTCGTCAGCGAATGGATCGATCATGATCACGCGTCGACGCAGTGAATCGTCTTGGTCATCTTCACCGTCGGCCTGAATCGCGACAACAAAGCGATCGCTGCGGCCCCACAGATTGCCATGATTCCAAGGCTTTTGACTGGTCAGTGTCCCGTCATACAGATCGTAAACTCGAATCTCATTCGTTTCGTCGGAGACAAGGGCCACACGCGATCCGTCGACGACCAACACGCCGGTTCGTGGTGCGTCGGTGGTTCGCCATCGTGTGTCGCCCGTGATCGCATCCAGGCACATCAATTCGCCGTTTCGAAACACGAAGAAGCGATCGCCCAGGATCGGTCCCACACTGATTTCCGGCAGCATTCCGTTGATCATCGTTCCACTGCTGATTCGGTTGCGATAAATGACATCGCCCAAATCGTTTTCGGTACGCACGGATGAAACGCCCGATTCGCGACTGACCAATTCACGTCGCCAGATCATCGGTGGTTGCATCGCGTCATTGACTTTGGTCATGTCCAACGCGATCAGCTCCGTTCCCACACTTAACAGTGCCAGGCTTCCGCTGATCGCATATTCCCGCATGCCGTTGCGATTGGGGTGCGGGGACAGCGCGATCGGTCGTGCGCGTCCCAACGCATCACGCACTTGCAGCGACTGGCTGCTGTTGGTGCCGATTTCCCATCCGGCAAACGTTCGTCCCGATTCCGACGATAAACGTAAAGTGGCAAAGCGGCGCTGCAACGCTTGGAAATTGGACATGGCCATGGTCGGACTGGCTCGCGTTAACAGGTCCAAGCTGACGTCGACGCGATCGGGCCACAGATCCAGCGGCGCGGTTCGCTGGCCAAGCAAATCGGGTAACGGGCCGGCCCAATCCGCTTCGGCCAACCGATCAATCGCCGTTCGGTTTGCCAGTTCGGCGATGACCGCGGATGCGTCTTCCGGCATCTCGGACTTTGCGTAGGCATACGCCAACATGTAAAGACGATCGTCGGAAAGCTCTTTCCAACGTCGATGTGGCAGTGTGCCCAGTGCCATCCGTTCGATTAAATGATATTGACGTTTCGTTTTCAAACGATCGAACAACACGTGGCCGATCTGGTCGGCGAATCCTGTCGGTGACCATTGCCGCATCAATTCTTGCAGCTGCGCGGTCGGGCGGGCCAACTGTTCCGACAACGTGCGGCTGACCAAATCGTCCAGCTTCTCCTCAGACACCGAAACGTTGTTGGTTTGGTCTTCGGTGATTCGATAGCAACGTGCCACGCGGCCGGCGATCCATTCATGCACCGAAAGCGTTTGCGAACCGGTAACCACCGTGCCGTCGCTTTCGGGGGCATCCAACACCAAGCTGGACAATGCCAACAGTTCACGCAGTGATTGTTCCGGTTGGCCTTGACGCAGAAAACCATCCACCTTCAGGCGTTGGAATTCCAGCAACTGTTCCGGCTGATCGATTCTGGGTTCCAGCTTGGCAATCAGATCGGTATCGATGCTTTCCGATTCACGTAACTGTTCCAGCATCGCCGACACCAGCAGTTGATCAATTTCATCGTTGTCGCTATCCAACGCTTCGGCTTTGTGCAGCACATCGACGGCTTGGTCGCGTTGACCGTTTTCCAGCAACAGTTGCGCTTGGTCGATCAGTGCCATCACATCGTCGGGGTTTTGGTCCAGACGAAGACGCACTTCTGGTTGCAAACTACTCATCCCCGATGCCATGACGACTTCGGTCGCAGTTTGACTGAATAGTTCGCCACCGGATGCCACTAGATTGCCCAACGGATAGTCGACCTTTTTGCGACCCGTGATCGACCCATCAGCGGTCGAAATCCGAATCAGTTCGTGTTGCGTTGTGGGGACGTAATAGTCGCCATCGCCGAATGCTCCACGACCCGCCACTTCTTGATCGCCGGCAAACACAGAATCATCGACGGCCCAAACTTTCGTTCCCGATTCCAGGTCATACGCGGCAACCTGACGGCGGCCGACCAAGATGTAATTGCCGTCGCGAATTCCGGCGACGTACAGTTCACCGTTTCTGGGTTTCGCACGAAAACTGGGTTGCCCCGTCGCCGCATTCAGAACGATCAATTGGTCGCTTTCGATGGGGGTGATCACCACATGACCGTCGCCGGCGATTGCGACGCCGTCGGCCCAACGACGCTGGGTGGATTCACGATCATTTCGCTCGGGATCAAAAAAACTGTTGTTGGCGGCGGAACGAGGCCGTGGGTAACGATGGGCCCAGCGGAACGTCCGGTCCGCTAAATCAATCGCGACCACCAATCCGTTTCCGGTCGCACAAATCAATAGCCCTTGATAATAGGTTGGCATCGCGCCGGCCAATCTTCGCTGTGCATCGAATCGCACCGGCAAGCCATCAATCGAACCCAAAGTTTGTCGCCAAATTTCTTGGCCGGTCGCGGGATCCAGGCAATACAGTCCCAGATCGCCGCTGACTTCCGCCATCACATACAACCGGCCATCGATGGGCAGTGGTGGCCCCAAAAAGAAAGCATCGCCCAAGGTGCTGGCTTCATCTTCATCAGCCCCGATTCGCCACAGCAGCTTGCCCTGTGTCTTCAGTTCCAAAGCGACCAGGGTGTTGGCCGCTTCCCGACGTGATCGCAATCCCATCGCGCTATTGCCCATGCGAAACGATTCCAGGTCATCCAATCCGTCCAGTAAGAACAACCGTTGGCCGTCGCTGGAAAGCTGGCCATAGGGAAGGTCGTGCCAAACCCGCTGGACCAATTGTGCGACCTCCTGTTCCTCGCTCAGCGATGGATGCGGCGTTTCGAAATCATCCAACGCATCCTGGGCGGAATACCAAGGAAAGGTCCAAACCATCTTGCCAGTGGATTGATCGATTCCGGTCAGCCATTTGGTCGTCCGGACCATCACTTGGCCGTCGATCGCAAGCGGTTGCGCGCTGGGAGGCAGCAGAACACCTTGGCTGCGGAAACGTTCGGCTTGGTCGGCCAGCAATTCGGATTCCCGGGGCGATGCGGTCGATTCGACCACCCATTCCGGCCGAGTCAGCGGCATTTGCCCTGACGCACCTCCGTTACGGTCCGGCGTCGTTCCCATCAAACCAAAGTTCTGCCTCAATCGAGCCGACGCCAAATCGGCGATCGTCGCCGCATCGTCACACCATTGACGCAATGATTCGCCCGAACGGCTTTCGCCCGCGGCGATTGCCTCGGCATCGCCGATCGCGGGAACCGGCCCGGAAAGTTCCAGCTCCGGTTCAAGTTTTAGTTCCGATTGCCGGGCCGCGACCGCGAACAATGCAACAACCGATGCGTCGATGTGCGGTGAAGCGTCGGCTTGCGGAATGATGTCTTTCAACAGCATGGCACAATGCAAGGCTTCGCCACGCTGCCACGCGCGACGTGCCAGGACGATCGAAGACAGATACCCGGCCTGGGTGTGGAAGTACCGGCGTCGGACTTCGGCCAAGGCAAGCCAATCACGTTGCTGGGTCGCCTGGTCGAAAATTCGTCGTGCCGACGGGCCGTACAGTAATTCATACGTCTCGCGTGCGTCGGCCGGCAAATCGCCGATCATCTGGCGGGCTTGGCGGATCAAGCTTTGTGACAACGTGGCGTTGGGATCCTGGTCGACCGAGTCCAGGAAATAGTCTTGGGTCAGCGCCAGGTCGGCTGCTTCGCTGGTCTCTTGCTGCAGGAAATCGCCTAAGCCGGCAACGGCATCGCTCCATTGCTGTTGATCGATTGCTCGCTGGGCGTCGCTCAAGATCTGTCGCACTGCGCGGGGTGGCGTGATCAAGCCCGCGGATGATTCGGCGCGATTTTGAAAGGGCAGGCCTTGGGCCGACACGGTGCCGCAAAGCATCGCCAGCCAGCCCAGGTAAACCAACAAAAACCGAAAGCGGAAAGACAAGGTCATCGTTTGATCCGATGTGATGATGGCGTATGAATCGATTCGCCGATTGCAGAATACGGTGCTTTCAACCGAGTCCATTGTAAAACCCGTTCACCCCAGCGATACACCGATCAATCGTGCGATCTGCCGTTGATGCCCCCTACAGGGGAATCCAACACTCGCGTCTTCGCGGGCGATGACAAAGGACCGACGTATCGCCGTGCGGTCATCACCGAATCTAGCCGACGCTGAATCTGGTCAGACTTCGCCCGATCGATCGATTCGGTCCAGACCGCCAGCGGGCCCGATTAGACAACGCATGCCAGCAGACGCTGCGAAACCTCGTCCATCGTTCCGGTGCCATCAACGTCGGTCAGGATGCCGGACTGGCGGTAATAGTCCAGAACGGGCCGAGTTTGCGATTCAAAGATTTCCAGGCGGACCCGGATGGTTTCGTCGGTGTCGTCATCGCGGTCTTCGGTTTCCGCACGACGTGCCAAACGTTCGATCAAGATTTCCTGGGGGACGCACAGCGAAATGACATGGGTCAGCTGTTCGTCTTGGCTGCTCAAGTAATCGTCCATCAGCCGCGCCTGTTGGACATTCCGCGGAAAACCATCCAGCAGGTAGCCCGATGAACAATCCGCCTTTTCCAAACGACGGGTCAGGATCTTCATCACCAAATCGTCGGGGGCTAAGCGGCCGCCGTCGATATAGCTGGCCACCAATTCGCCGACCTCCGATCCGTCCTTGGTCGCACGCAGCATTTCGCCGGTCGACAAATGCGGGATCGACAAACGTTCGGACAGACGCCGGCACTGGGTGCCCTTGCCTGCCCCGGGCGGACCAATGAAGACGATCCGGAACACGGGGGCGTCGTTGTGATCGACGCCACGTCGGTTGGATGCGTTCAAAGATTCACCGAGTCAGAAGCGAAACGAAACGGTCGGGCGACGGCCACGCTCAGACGACGGGTGACGTTCCGCCACCGGCACCTTCAAGCAACCCGCGATAGTTTCGCATCACCAAGTGGCTGTCGATCTTCTGCACCAAGTCGAATGCGACGCTGACGGCGATAAGAAGGCCCGTTCCGCCGTAAAAACCAGCGATCGAATAAGGCACACCCAACGACCCGTAAACAATCGTCGGGACGATCGCGATCAATCCCAAGAACGCGGCCCCGACATAGGTGATTCGTACCATCACCTTTTCCAGGTAATCGGTCGTTCGCTTGCCGGGACGATACCCCGGAATGAACGTTCCGCTTTCCTTCAGGTTGTCCGACATTTCTTTCGGGTTGAACGTGATGGCCGTCCAGAAGTAGCAGAAGAAGAAAATCAACGCGACGTACAGCAGATTGAAGAAGTAGGAGCTTTGGTCCTGCATCGACAATCCGACCATGTTCAGCCAACGGAACAACGACGAATCAGTCTCAAACAGACCCGCCATGAATCCGAAGAACACCCCGGGAATCATCAGCAAACTGCTGGCGAAAATGATCGGCATCACGCCGGCTTGGTTAATCCGCAGCGGCAAGAATTGACGGGTGCCACCGTAAACACGGCGTCCGCGGGTGAACTTGGCCGATTGCGTCGGGATCTTGCGTTGCCCCAGCGTGATGAAGACCACGCCGAAAACAACACAGACAAACAACAAGACCAACAATATCAGTGTTTCAATGCCGACCTGTCCGCGGCTAAGCCCCGTCAGTTGCGGCTTCATGTTTCGGATCAGTTCATACAACGCTTTGGGCATCTGGGCCAAAATGCCCGCCATGATCAACAGGCTGATGCCGTTGCCGATACCGTATTCGTCGATCTGTTCGCCCAACCACATCAGGAACACCGTCCCGCAGGTCATCACCAGGACGGCGACGATCTGCCAGCCCCAAAACAGGCCCGTGCCTTCGGCGTTCAAAAAGTTCGGGTTGATGTTTCCGAAGCCACCCGGGCCACCGGCCATCAACATGAACTTCAGGTACATGTAGCTTTGGACCAAACAAATCGCCACGGTCAGATAACGCGTGTATTCGTTCAGCTTTTTGCGGCCCGCCTCGCCTTCCTTCTTCAGCTCTTCCAGCGGTTTGTAAACGCTGCCCAGCAACTGGAAAATGATCGACGCCGAAATGTAGGGCATGATCCCCAGACCAAAGATCGTCGCCTGGCGCAGATCGCTGGCGGCGAACATGCTGACCCGCTCGAAGAAGTCGGCCGCCCCACCGGAGGATTCGCCCAAGTTCGTGGCGACCATCGGCAACGGGATGTGAAAACCGATCCGATAAACGGCCAGCAACCCGATGGTCAGAAGCACCTTCTTCCGCAATTCGGGAATGGTGAAGACGATTCGAAGCTTTTCAAACATGTGCCAGAACGGACAACGGGGATGGCGTGCAGAAAAGACGAAGATTAGCGATTTTCCGGTTCGTCCGCGAGGCTGAACGGTCGGAAATTTGCCTTCCGCAACCGCAGAAAACACCACAAAATCGGCTGTCAGGCAGATTTCACCGAATCTTTCTGCCAATTCTTTCCCGTCACAGGGGATCGAAGAAGCGGTCATGCCGGCTTCGCTGCAGGGGCCGGCTGATCGGACCGGAACGCCGGCGACGGTAACGATTCGGCCCATGGAACTAAGCCGGCCGATGCCGATTTGAATCAGAAACCGGCTCCCGCGTTGGCCGATCCATCCGGCCGAACTCTTTCACGATATGCCCATCAATTTGAGGCATGGTCCACCTCACGCCGGCGCTGCCGGGAAAATGCGGGTGGTGTTCGATCCCCACTTTGTTGGCTGGGCCGCTTGATTGCTGATATCATCGACGGACGCACGTAACCGTTGACTAGTTTTTGGCGGCAGTCTTTAGGGGGCTCGCAGTAGAGGACTGCCGTTGGAAAGCACGCCGTCTCGGATTGGTCGATCATGAGTGGTACAGGGAAATCAACCGATAGCCTGCTCCAGTCGTTGCAGGCTGAGCTGCGAGGGATGGCCGCAAAAAAATTGCGTGCCGAACGGCCCGACCATCTATTGCAGACGACCGCCTTGGTCAACGAAGTCTATTTGAAACTTCAGGGCGAACATTTGACGTCCGGTTGGACCAGCCGCTCTCATTTTCTGCGGGCATCGGCCGAGGCGATGCGACGGATCTTGGTGGATTCGGCTCGGGCCAGACTTTGCCAGAAACGGGGCGGCGGGATGGCGCGCGCCGATCTCGGTGACATCGCGCTGGAATTGCCAATGGCCCCCGATGACTTGCTCGGGATTCACGATTGTCTCGACCGATTCGCGGAGGAAGACGAGGTGAAGGCCGAACTGGTCAAGCTGCGTGTCTTTGGTGGTTTGACGCAGCGGGAGGTCGCCCAGGTTCTCGACATTTCTCGGGCCACGGCGGATCGATACTGGGCCTACGCGAAAGCACGACTGATGAAAATGATGGATCCGGAGTCGAATTAAGGATCCGGCTTCGGACCGACGTGGATCAATATTTTCTCTTTGGGGTGAGGCACGCTGGTACGAAAATGCGCCGAGAACTTGTCGGAAAGACATCTTTTTTCGATCCGTCCTACTGGCGAGTTCTGCGATGCCCTCCACCGATGACCAGGTCGAATCGCTCTACGCGGAATTGCTACGAATCGAATCCGATTCGGACCGCGAAGCGTTTCTGCAGGCACAGCAGGTAGAATCGCCCGAGCGAGCGGAGCAGCTTCGGGAGTTGTATCGGTGCGGGAAGTTTGCCCAGCGGGTTTTCCGTGCGCTCGATGACGACGATCGGCAACTGAACGAGACCTGCGACTCAAACCCGACCGACAGAAAAAATTTGGAGTGGACGGTCGGGCACGGTCGGCTTTCCGAATTGCGGGCCGGAGCTGGAATCGGCCCCTACAAACTGCTGGAGCCGATCGGCGAAGGCGGCATGGGCGTCGTCTACCTGGCACAGCAGTCTGCCCCCGTCCGCCGCAAGGTCGCCCTAAAAATCATCAAACCGGGGATGGACAGCAAGCAGGTGATTGCCCGCTTCGAGGCCGAGCGTCAGGCGTTGGCAATGATGGAGCACCCAAACATTGCCCGGGCACTCGACGCGGGGACGACCGAATCGGGACTACCCTATTTTGTGATGGAGCTCGTTCGCGGCATACCGATGACCGAGTACTGCGACCGGGCGAAGATGCCCAACCGTCAGCGATTAGAGTTGTTTTGTGACGCCTGCAACGCGATCCAGCACGCTCATAACAAAGGCATCATCCACCGAGACATCAAGCCGTCCAACGTCCTGGTCACCGAACAGGATGGCAAACCGCTGGTCAAAGTCATCGACTTCGGTGTTGCCAAGGCGCTGACCGACAATTTGACGGACAAGACATTGTTCACAGGGATGTTCCAGTTGATGGGGACCCCGCTGTACATGAGCCCCGAACAGGCCTCCCTGTCCAACGTCGATGTCGATGTCCGCAGCGACGTGTATTCGTTGGGTGTGATGTTGTATGAGTTGCTCTCGGGCACTTTGCCGATCGATCGCCACACCGCGAAGGAACTCACCTTCGAACAGCTTCGCCTACGAATTTGTGATACCGAGCCACCGCGGCCGAGTAAAAGGCTCAGCACCCTCAAGGAAGACCAGGAAACCATTGCGGAGCGTCGTGGTTTACCTCCCAAACAGATTGGGCGATTGATCACCAGCGAGCTCGACTGGATCGTGATGAAGGCGATCGAAAAGGACCGCAAACGGCGGTATCAGTCGGCACGGGAGTTCGGAGAGGACATTCGTCGCCTTCTTGATGGCAAGATGGTCGAGGCTTGTCCGCCGTCGACGATCTATCAGCTAAGACGCTACGCCCATCGCAATCGTTGGCTGATGATGTTTGCGGCGAGCATTATCTTGACCATGACAATCGGAACGCTCACAAGCCTAAAATTCGCTTTCGACTCTCGACGAAATGCTGAGATCGCATCACGAGCCCAGGGAAAGGCGGAGAGTCTAGCAGCCGACTACAAGTCGTTGCTTGAGCTTTCCGAGGCAAATGCCAAGTCGGCCGAAATCGCTTCACAGAAAGCCCAAGCCGCATCCATGGAAGCTCGAAAGACGGCATATGTTTCAGACATCCGCTTGGCCGCCGCTCAGGTCAAGCAGGGATTGCAGTCCGAAGCGATGGAAACACTGTCGGAATATGCGGTGGTCAAAGATCAAATCGACTTGAGAGGTTTCGAGTGGTACTACCTTCTAGGGCAAGCGAATCAAAGCGATCGCGCATGGCGAATCGGAGCTGAGGTCGTCGGCATCGACTGGAGCAGCGACGGAAAGCTGATTGCCACCGTGGATCACACGTCCGCCTGTACGGTTTGGGATGCCGAAACGGGAGAACAATTGCACCGCTGGAATCCTGGTCGGACCATCGGGAAGTGCGTCCGTTTCAGCGATGACGGACAATGGCTGGCTTGGGGGACTGCATCCGATGACGCCAAAGTCCGGATCTGGGACCGAAAGACCGATACGGTGTCGGAATTAGCAACGTTTCCCGGCTCGGTATGGTCGATTCGCTGGAACGCCGATAACGATGAGATTCTGGTTGGCTGCATCACCCACTCGAATGCAGAGTCACGTAAGAACCCGACGGTGTTCCTCCTTCGACGCGTCAACGAGAAGTGGCAGATGGTTGAAAAAGACAGGTACCAGGGGAATCTCAAACTGGTGGACTGGAATTTTGACGAGTCACGAATCTGGGCTGTCAACGAGAAGAATTCTAACCACCTACGTAAATATCAGTTCAGCACCCTCAAGCACGAACACGTGGAAGGTGTTGCGCCGCCCAACACAAAAGATGGAGCGTTGGCCAATTGCTCACCGTGGATGGCAATCACCGATGCTAGTGGCTGGTGCGTCGTCATCAACGAAGCGAATCAAGAAGAGATCAAGAGATTTCGATGCCACTGGAGCGAATGTCGACCGACTTGGAGTCGTGATGATCGATTCCTAGCGACCTCAGGCATCGATGGCTACGTCAAGATTTGGAATTCCGAGACGTGGGAGCTTGTCCGGCAATTCGGCGGGCATCTCGGTAAAGTACATGACACGGCGTGGTCACCCGACGGCAACCGACTTGCAGCGTCTGGAGCCGACGGGCAAATAATCGTTTGGTCGATGGACGAAGAACCACGCAACATGCACCTGATTGGTCGGCGACAAGGTCAACGACGTTTCCGCTGGGCGACCCCGGAAACCATACAATACTGCGATGACAGCTCTCTCTACGAACTTAACGTTGACACAGGTAACAAGCGACTAATCGAACGCTACCCGTCTGCCTCAGAAAAATGGATTCTTGGCGCAACTGACTTCGCATTGGGACTGAAAAATAGTGCAATTGCCGATTGTACAGACCCTCGATTGGCTTCCGTTCTTGAAGGCAAAAGAGTTGCGCAATTTGCGGTGCATCGGTCGAACGAGAGGGCGCGTCTCGTATTGAGTCTTGGTTCACGCACGATACCAATCATCTTCGATTCCCAAAGCCACGACGATGAAATCGCTGTGGGAGATAAACACTTTGTGAATGTGGCCCAGTTCGACTGGTCACCCGATGGTAAGAAGATAGCCGCGGTTGGGAACGGGCTTCAATCGGATGATGGCACTCCGGCCTACCATGGATGGCTCTACATGATTGATGCGAGCACCGGATCAATCGATCAACGAGTTCAAGTCGGTTTGTCGCGTGATGGGGCTCGAACGGTCGACTGGTCAAACGACGGGACAATGTTGGCCGTGGGGAACGATGTCGGTATATGCGAAACGTACACGTCAGGTGACCTAATGAAAGTTGCCGGCGATAACCTTCATCGAGCAAAAGTGAATTCGGTCGACATTCATCCCGATGGTCGAACGGTCGCGTCCGGTGGAGAGGATCACGTTGTCTTGGTGTGGGACGCGAATTCCGGGGAAATCCTCCTTCGCTGGCAACTCGATCATGAAGCACGTCAAGTCGCATGGTCACAAGATGGGAGACGGCTTGGTGCTTACGACGCTGGAGGGAAACTTCACATCTGGGACATCGTCCGGGGAGAACAATTTGCCGGTTCAGACGCGTTTCTGGGCCGAATGGATTACCAAGTGAAAGAGGACATGTTTCGGTCGATCGATGCGGAACAATGGGACGCCGCCGCGACGTATGCCAGTTGTTGGATCGATCTTGCGGGAACTGAAATTGATTCTCCCTACTATTGCGCGGCTCTGCTGAAACTTGCCGTCGGAGACAAAGAGTCAGCTCGGTCGGTCGTCGATCAAATGCTCGCTAGACTTCCAGGAACAGATCCGCCCTCCAAGGAATCTTGGATACCGTGGACCGCTTCGTTGGCGTCAAATCTTTTTAAAGATTCGGATAGGGTCATCGAAGTCGCGCGTCGCACAGCCCACGAAAATCCCGAGGATGAGTCGGCCGCTTTTAAGCTTGGCACGGTTCTCGTGAGAGCTGGCCGACATGAAGAAGCGGACAAGGTTTTCCGGGAATTGCGGTTGAAACGCGGCGAACGCAAGGCTCCGGTCAATTTTGGATTCTTCTATGCAATCAACACATGGCACCTAGGCGACGTGCGGCGAGCAAAGGAATTGTTGTCAGCGGCCGACGAGGTCGCGGAATCGGAACTGAAATCCGATTCAGCGTGGAATCGCCTG
The DNA window shown above is from Crateriforma spongiae and carries:
- a CDS encoding adenylate kinase yields the protein MNASNRRGVDHNDAPVFRIVFIGPPGAGKGTQCRRLSERLSIPHLSTGEMLRATKDGSEVGELVASYIDGGRLAPDDLVMKILTRRLEKADCSSGYLLDGFPRNVQQARLMDDYLSSQDEQLTHVISLCVPQEILIERLARRAETEDRDDDTDETIRVRLEIFESQTRPVLDYYRQSGILTDVDGTGTMDEVSQRLLACVV
- a CDS encoding outer membrane protein assembly factor BamB family protein, with product MTLSFRFRFLLVYLGWLAMLCGTVSAQGLPFQNRAESSAGLITPPRAVRQILSDAQRAIDQQQWSDAVAGLGDFLQQETSEAADLALTQDYFLDSVDQDPNATLSQSLIRQARQMIGDLPADARETYELLYGPSARRIFDQATQQRDWLALAEVRRRYFHTQAGYLSSIVLARRAWQRGEALHCAMLLKDIIPQADASPHIDASVVALFAVAARQSELKLEPELELSGPVPAIGDAEAIAAGESRSGESLRQWCDDAATIADLASARLRQNFGLMGTTPDRNGGASGQMPLTRPEWVVESTASPRESELLADQAERFRSQGVLLPPSAQPLAIDGQVMVRTTKWLTGIDQSTGKMVWTFPWYSAQDALDDFETPHPSLSEEQEVAQLVQRVWHDLPYGQLSSDGQRLFLLDGLDDLESFRMGNSAMGLRSRREAANTLVALELKTQGKLLWRIGADEDEASTLGDAFFLGPPLPIDGRLYVMAEVSGDLGLYCLDPATGQEIWRQTLGSIDGLPVRFDAQRRLAGAMPTYYQGLLICATGNGLVVAIDLADRTFRWAHRYPRPRSAANNSFFDPERNDRESTQRRWADGVAIAGDGHVVITPIESDQLIVLNAATGQPSFRAKPRNGELYVAGIRDGNYILVGRRQVAAYDLESGTKVWAVDDSVFAGDQEVAGRGAFGDGDYYVPTTQHELIRISTADGSITGRKKVDYPLGNLVASGGELFSQTATEVVMASGMSSLQPEVRLRLDQNPDDVMALIDQAQLLLENGQRDQAVDVLHKAEALDSDNDEIDQLLVSAMLEQLRESESIDTDLIAKLEPRIDQPEQLLEFQRLKVDGFLRQGQPEQSLRELLALSSLVLDAPESDGTVVTGSQTLSVHEWIAGRVARCYRITEDQTNNVSVSEEKLDDLVSRTLSEQLARPTAQLQELMRQWSPTGFADQIGHVLFDRLKTKRQYHLIERMALGTLPHRRWKELSDDRLYMLAYAYAKSEMPEDASAVIAELANRTAIDRLAEADWAGPLPDLLGQRTAPLDLWPDRVDVSLDLLTRASPTMAMSNFQALQRRFATLRLSSESGRTFAGWEIGTNSSQSLQVRDALGRARPIALSPHPNRNGMREYAISGSLALLSVGTELIALDMTKVNDAMQPPMIWRRELVSRESGVSSVRTENDLGDVIYRNRISSGTMINGMLPEISVGPILGDRFFVFRNGELMCLDAITGDTRWRTTDAPRTGVLVVDGSRVALVSDETNEIRVYDLYDGTLTSQKPWNHGNLWGRSDRFVVAIQADGEDDQDDSLRRRVIMIDPFADDGGVMIESDDCIVSRSSQSTEDSFGDLLNGRWVTVLNHEGKLAVWDLQTGKELARESIDMSQAHHGLSSVQMRGGLVILPQVSLPASNDIESEKLDGRTTDNQKEAGAALAFDSVTGELKWRQDFELPWGVTLDQPAASPLLLFTRLRSAYSTQGKREQSLDFQAIDVRNGKLVAQQLRNDVGSKFTFRDTEQTLMPHNSIKARIDTLTIDFQFLFESPVNPTGKQDPGDASSSGDAIDDAAPEQP
- a CDS encoding outer membrane protein assembly factor BamB family protein — its product is MSKERVRGGLRLTFTPPGRRRHLPETANSSAPAVQQCCLVAPKVIAHWMIALALVVVTAGRSAADWPRFLGPHFDGTVHDADLIQTADRVDWNGKPSVTWSLPVGEGYGIGVTAADRYYHFDAAPDSNDPRAFGRRSSITERLRCVDLVSGQVIWTQQNECRYQDLYGYEAGPRSSPTVHQDSVYTLGVRGRLTCRSLRDGTERWAVETVDQFAVVQNFFGVGSAPLVIGDLVIVMVGGSPDEDQEVPPGQLNRVSPNGTGLVAFDRNTGQVQWQTVDDLASYSSPRPIQIDDKACVLLLARDHLWCVDAKAGTTLWKFHHRSDLLESVNAMTPVVDGSKVFISECYEVGSVLLDVDSSELPTVVWQDPRRDRRRMAMRSHWATPVLVNGYLYGCSGRNAPDSDFRCVDLMTGTVKWTGLERRRSSVTAVGDHLLILEERGTLHIAKAEPEALSIQASHDLSTEEAFANGDAKSALRYPCWSAPLWVSVPDRTPQILVRGDQTVLCLQFPMK